A single window of Oceanococcus atlanticus DNA harbors:
- the pheA gene encoding prephenate dehydratase: MSDDKLLNARQRIDTLDEQIQSLISERALIAQDVARIKADMGDGADCYRPSREAEVLRRVIERNKGPLTDQSIVRVMREIMSACLSLESPLEVAYLGPEGTYTQAAVYKHFGNAVKARPLAAINEIFRDVEAGNADYGVVPVENSTEGVVNYTLDMFATSSLLICGEVSLPVHHHLLKKAGDLGEVKEIYAHSQSFAQCRQWLDRKLPKAERITVASNGEGARMAAESDGAAIAGKPAAERYGLNIIAANIEDEPDNTTRFLVIGRQIVPPSGHDMTSILLSSYNRPGALYALLRPFSDAGVNLTRIESRPSRRAQWDYNYFVDIEGHSQDPVIRDVLDGMKDAAVFYKFLGSYPKAVV; this comes from the coding sequence GTGAGTGACGACAAGCTGCTAAATGCTCGCCAGCGTATCGATACGCTGGACGAGCAGATCCAGTCGCTGATCAGCGAGCGTGCTCTGATTGCCCAGGATGTGGCGCGGATCAAGGCCGATATGGGCGATGGTGCCGATTGCTACCGTCCGTCGCGTGAGGCCGAGGTGCTGCGCCGGGTGATCGAGCGCAACAAGGGGCCGCTGACCGATCAGAGCATCGTGCGGGTCATGCGCGAGATCATGTCGGCCTGTTTGTCCTTGGAATCGCCGCTGGAAGTGGCCTATCTCGGGCCGGAAGGCACCTACACCCAGGCCGCGGTGTACAAGCACTTCGGCAATGCGGTTAAGGCTCGTCCTCTGGCGGCGATCAACGAAATCTTCCGCGACGTCGAAGCCGGCAATGCGGACTACGGCGTGGTGCCGGTGGAAAACAGCACCGAGGGCGTGGTCAATTACACCCTCGACATGTTCGCCACCTCCAGCTTGTTGATCTGTGGCGAAGTGTCGTTGCCGGTGCATCATCATCTGCTCAAGAAAGCCGGTGACCTGGGCGAGGTCAAAGAGATCTACGCCCATTCGCAGTCGTTTGCGCAGTGTCGTCAGTGGCTGGATCGCAAGCTGCCCAAGGCCGAGCGCATCACCGTGGCGAGCAATGGCGAAGGGGCGCGCATGGCGGCCGAGTCGGATGGCGCTGCGATCGCGGGCAAGCCCGCTGCTGAGCGTTACGGTCTCAACATTATTGCGGCCAACATCGAAGATGAGCCGGACAACACCACACGTTTTCTGGTGATTGGTCGTCAGATCGTGCCGCCCAGCGGGCACGACATGACCTCGATCCTGCTGTCCTCGTACAACCGTCCCGGCGCGCTGTATGCGTTGCTGCGCCCGTTTTCCGATGCCGGGGTCAATCTGACCCGCATCGAGTCGCGGCCCTCGCGGCGTGCGCAGTGGGACTACAACTATTTTGTGGATATCGAAGGGCACTCGCAGGATCCGGTGATCCGGGATGTGCTTGATGGCATGAAGGATGCCGCGGTGTTCTACAAATTCCTCGGTTCTTATCCCAAGGCCGTGGTCTGA
- a CDS encoding phosphoglycerate dehydrogenase, whose protein sequence is MYKILTLNNISVVGLERFPRDGYEVASDMSAPDAIILRSYKMHDMDIPGSVKAIGRAGAGTNNIPVQRMSEAGVPVFNAPGANANAVKELVVTGMLIAARNVCQAYDYVRALEGSDEEVEKQVEAGKKKYAGYELPGRTLGVIGLGAIGVKVANAAQALGMRVLGYDPSITVTNAWKLNAGVEQASSVDDLLARSDFITLHVPLIDATRDLINAERLRLVKKTTVLMNFARGGVVDEAAVEEALNAGKLASFVTDFPTNRLRCHDKVIALPHLGASTGEAEDNCAVMVADQVRDYLETGNVRNSVNFPEAQLPLSGGLWRLCIVNANVPNMVGQISGQLGEHNINIVDLLNKSRGELAYTLVDTDSQPPLEIIENLRGIKGVLTVRLLEPKDA, encoded by the coding sequence ATGTACAAAATCCTCACCCTGAACAACATTTCTGTCGTCGGTCTGGAGCGCTTCCCGCGTGATGGCTATGAAGTGGCTTCGGACATGTCGGCGCCGGACGCGATCATCCTGCGTTCCTACAAAATGCACGACATGGACATCCCGGGCAGTGTCAAGGCCATCGGCCGTGCCGGTGCGGGCACCAACAACATTCCGGTGCAGCGCATGAGCGAGGCGGGTGTGCCGGTGTTCAATGCGCCGGGCGCCAACGCCAACGCGGTCAAGGAACTGGTCGTAACCGGCATGCTGATCGCCGCGCGCAATGTGTGCCAGGCCTACGATTACGTGCGTGCCCTGGAAGGCAGCGACGAAGAGGTCGAAAAGCAGGTCGAGGCCGGCAAGAAGAAATATGCCGGCTACGAATTGCCGGGGCGCACGCTGGGCGTGATCGGCCTGGGTGCGATCGGCGTCAAGGTGGCCAATGCGGCTCAGGCGCTGGGTATGCGTGTGCTGGGTTACGACCCGAGCATCACGGTGACCAATGCGTGGAAACTCAACGCCGGTGTCGAGCAAGCCAGTTCGGTGGATGATCTGCTTGCACGTTCGGATTTCATCACCCTGCATGTGCCGTTGATCGATGCCACGCGTGATCTGATCAATGCCGAGCGTCTGCGGCTGGTCAAGAAAACCACCGTGCTGATGAATTTTGCCCGTGGTGGTGTGGTTGACGAGGCGGCCGTTGAAGAAGCCCTCAACGCTGGCAAGCTGGCCTCCTTCGTGACCGATTTCCCGACCAATCGTCTGCGCTGTCACGACAAAGTGATTGCGCTGCCGCATCTGGGGGCGTCGACCGGTGAGGCCGAAGACAACTGTGCAGTGATGGTGGCGGATCAGGTGCGTGATTACCTGGAAACCGGCAACGTTCGCAACTCGGTGAACTTCCCCGAAGCGCAGCTGCCGCTGTCGGGCGGTCTGTGGCGACTGTGCATCGTCAACGCCAATGTGCCCAATATGGTGGGCCAGATCTCCGGTCAGCTGGGTGAGCACAACATCAACATCGTTGATCTGCTTAACAAATCGCGCGGCGAACTGGCTTACACCCTGGTCGACACCGACTCCCAGCCGCCCTTGGAAATCATCGAAAACCTGCGTGGTATCAAGGGCGTGCTGACCGTGCGCTTGCTTGAGCCGAAAGACGCCTGA
- the serC gene encoding 3-phosphoserine/phosphohydroxythreonine transaminase, giving the protein MSRVYNFSAGPATLPEAVLTQVQQDMLDWQGSGMSVMEMSHRGKAFVSIAEQAEANLRELLAIPSNYKVLFLQGGAAGQFAGIPLNLLGDKQAADYVVTGSWGKKAVKEGAKFCDAKVVAQPQGAFTSIPDPASWQTRADAAYLHYTPNETIEGVEYHWIPDSGDVPLVADFSSTFLSRPLDVSKFGLIYAGAQKNVGPAGMVIVIVREDLLDRASTQCPMVLNYAQQAEADSMLNTPPCFTWYVAGEVFKWIKQQGGLEAMAEINERKAARLYATIDELDFYANPVDPVSRSWMNVPFTLADAALDGEFLKQAEAAGLSTLKGHRSVGGMRASIYNAMPEGGVDALIEFMLDFARRQG; this is encoded by the coding sequence ATGAGCAGGGTTTACAACTTCAGCGCAGGTCCGGCGACACTGCCGGAGGCGGTATTGACGCAGGTTCAGCAGGACATGCTGGATTGGCAGGGCAGTGGCATGTCGGTGATGGAAATGAGCCATCGCGGCAAGGCCTTTGTTTCGATCGCCGAGCAGGCCGAGGCCAATCTGCGTGAGCTGCTGGCCATTCCGTCCAACTACAAAGTGCTGTTTCTGCAGGGCGGTGCCGCTGGCCAGTTTGCCGGCATTCCGCTCAATCTCCTGGGCGACAAGCAGGCCGCCGATTATGTGGTGACCGGCAGCTGGGGCAAGAAGGCCGTCAAGGAAGGCGCCAAGTTCTGCGACGCCAAAGTCGTGGCCCAGCCGCAAGGGGCGTTTACCTCGATTCCGGATCCGGCCAGTTGGCAGACCCGTGCGGATGCCGCCTATCTGCATTACACCCCCAACGAAACGATCGAAGGGGTCGAGTACCACTGGATTCCGGACAGCGGTGACGTGCCGCTGGTGGCGGATTTCTCGTCGACCTTCCTGTCGCGTCCGCTGGATGTGTCCAAATTTGGCCTGATTTACGCCGGCGCACAGAAGAATGTCGGCCCGGCCGGCATGGTGATCGTGATCGTGCGTGAAGATCTGCTCGATCGTGCCAGCACGCAGTGCCCGATGGTGCTGAACTACGCGCAGCAGGCCGAAGCCGATTCCATGCTCAACACGCCGCCGTGTTTCACCTGGTACGTGGCCGGCGAAGTGTTCAAGTGGATCAAGCAGCAGGGCGGCCTTGAGGCCATGGCCGAGATCAACGAACGCAAGGCCGCACGTCTGTACGCGACCATTGACGAGCTCGATTTCTACGCCAACCCGGTGGACCCGGTGTCGCGTTCGTGGATGAACGTACCGTTCACCCTGGCCGATGCCGCGCTCGATGGCGAGTTCCTGAAGCAGGCCGAGGCGGCCGGTTTGAGCACCCTCAAGGGCCACCGTTCGGTTGGCGGCATGCGCGCTTCGATCTACAACGCGATGCCGGAAGGCGGCGTTGATGCCTTGATCGAATTCATGCTTGATTTCGCCCGCCGACAAGGCTGA